The genomic DNA GGGCGGAACGGATAACGTCAGGGAGTATTACCGGCACGTCACCGAGATGGACATCGGTGACGTGGCCCGGGAACTCCTGCCGGGACGGATCACCCAGGAGACCGGCCAGCGCTTGATGTGCGACTGCCCCAACCATCAGAGCCAGTCGCGTCTGTCGCTGCACGTGATGCTCGACAAGCAGGGCTGGTACTGCTTCGGCTGCGGAGTCGGCGGTGATGTGCTGCAGCTCGTTGAGTTCATTCAGACGGGCTCGGTCACCGCCGGGCAATCCGGTCCGATGCCGGACAGCCACCGTCAGGCCCGGGACTATCTCGCCAAGAAGGCGGGCTTGCCGCCGCTGTCGCGCTATGGCCTCAGCCAGGAGCGTCTCGCCCAGACGGAGGCCGACCGCGCCTTCGAACTGCGGGTCAAGGACGCGCTGACCTCGCTGGCCAGGCTTTACCACGCCAGACTCAAAGAGTCGCCGGAGGTCCTCGACTGGCTGAAATCCAAATACGCCCTGAGCGAGGAGACCATCGACGATCTCCTGATCGGCTACGCGGACAACGCGTCCGGCGCGGTCGCCCAACTGACCGGGGGTGAGGACGGTTTCTCCAAGCGGGAGCTCGCCGCCACCGGCGCTTTCCGTCCCACCAGCCAGGACGGCCTGACGCCATTTTTCGAGCGCCGGATCGTCTTTCCCTACTGGAGCCGTGGCCGGGTGGTGTTCATGATCGGCCGCAAGACGCCGTGGACCCCGGACGTTGGCTGGGAGCAAGGGAAATACAAGAAACTGCCGGTTCACGACGAACACCAACGGCCTTACGTCGCCGACTTCATCAACAACGCGCTGCTGTTCAACGAGGACTGCCTGCTGGCGAGGCCCGGCAAGGTGATCATCACCGAGGGGGTGACCGATTGCTTGGCGCTGATGCAACTGGGCCTGCCCACCGTATCTCCGGTCACCGTCCGCATCCGGGCCGCCGATTGGGAGCGCCTGATCCCCAAGCTGCGCGGCGTCGAAACTGTCTACATCTGCCAGGACAACGAACTCTCCCAGGCCGGTCTCAAAGGGGCGCTGCAAACCGCTCACACCCTGGCCGAACACAAAATCGACACCCGCCTGGTGACGCTGCCCTTGTCGGAGACACAGCTCTCGGCCCGGCAGGAGCTGACCGAACGCTTCGGCCTGACGGCAAGCGTGGGGCCGAAGGAGCTGGCCAAGCTACTGGCGGGACGTCCCGCCGAGGAAATCCAGGCGGCCGAGGCGCTTCTCGCCATCGCCAAGATCGACGTCAACGATTACATTGCCGCCGGGCATACCCTGGAGGATTTCGAACGCCTGCTCGCCGAGGCCAGCACGCCCATCGAGTTCGGCGTGCGCTCGCTGCCCGAGGGCGCTGAAGAGGAAGAACGCAACCGCCTGCTCGAACCGATTCTGGGGGAGATTTCCGAACAGTCGCCGCTGGAACAGGCACGCCTGCTGAAGCTGGTGCAGGAGCGCATCGGCGGTGGTGTTTCCATGGCCACCCTGAAGGAACAGATCCGCGCCATCCAGAAGGACCGCAAGGTCGAGTTCCGCAACGAAAAGAAAAAGGCCAAGCGGATGTCCGGCGCAATGCCCGGATCATGCCGCGCCCGGGTCGACGAGGTGCTGATCGACACGGAGCTGGAGAACGGCGCTCCCGACTACACACTGGCAGCCGAGGCGGCCTACGACTGGTTTACCGCCAACGGTGCCCAGTTCTTTCATACCCTGCAGGGTGAGCCGTTCATGTATTTCGACAACGCCATCTACTGGATGGATTCGCCAGACCGGGGCCGAAAGCGCCACTACGCGGCCATGCTCTACAAGCACACGGGCATGGTGCCGACATCCAACGGCGGACGAACATTTTTCGAGGTGTTACCCAGCCTGGCCATGATCCGTGGCCAGGTGCGCGACCATTTCTCCTGGCTGCATACCGATGTGGCTTCCTACACCGTCTATTTCAACCTGAACAATCCGGAGCACGAGATCGCCAAGATCACCCCGGACGAAATTCAGATCATGAAGAATGGCGGCAACGAGGACGGCATCATCCTGGACGGCTCGCGCAAGATGAAGCCGCTGAAATTCCTGCCCGACGCCGACCTCGAAGAGGCGGACCGGCTCCTGGTCGATCTGCTGGTGGGCAACATGACCTGTCCACAAGGAGATCGCTTTCTCATCCTTTCCTGGCTCTCCTGTTTCTTGCTGATCGACTTCGCCGGGACGCGGCCCATGACCCGCTTCGAGGGCTCGGCCGGATCGGGCAAGACCACTGCCAGCAAGATCACGTCGACGCTGCTTTACGGCGAGCCCCAGCACAAGAAGGCCACCGACGCGGCGAACTACACCGACGGCTCGCAGAACCCGCTCATCGTCCTCGACAACATCGAGGTCAAGCAGATGACCGAGGATCTGACCACCTTCATGCTGACCAGCATCACCGGCATCGCCAAGGAGAAACGCAAGAGCGGCACAGACAGCGAGACCATCACCGAGCGGACCAAATGCCTGCTGAACACCACCGGCATCGAGCCGCTGTGCGGGGAGCTTTCGGAGATACTGTCGAGGTCCTTCGTTATCAACTTCGACCTCGCCAACCAGGCCAGCGACTGCTTTCTGGAATCGGAGGTCATCTCCGCCATCCAGCAGAACCGGGATCTGATCATTTCGGCCATCATGAAGCGGACCAGCCATGTGTTGGCGATGATTCGGGACGGAGCTCAGAAACAGGTCATGCGTCTGCTGCACCGAACCATGCCGACTCATGGCAAGCGCCGGTGCAACGACTATCTGAGCCTGATGTATCTGATGATGCTGGCCGGGTCCGAGGAGCACGAGGTGACCACCGGACTCGAGGAGCTGAGCCCGCTGTTCATCGAGCAGATCCATTCCATCAACGACACCAGCCAGGAAATGGCCCGGGAGTCGAACCCCATTGCCACGGCGCTGGCGTCGCTCTTCCATGCCTACCGGAACGCGGTGGAACTGGACGAGAAGGCCCGCTACGGTGAGGACGACCGGGCAAACCACGTGGTGGGGTTCATCGAACGCTATCAGGTGAGGTTCGAGAACGAGAACACCATGGAACCGGTGTCGGCGGGACGGCTGCTCGCGGCGCTGCGCAGGGTCGGCCGGGAATTCAACCTCGAATTCGAATACAAGAAGCCCGCCCAGCTCGGTCGGCGCATCAGCAACGACCTGGACGTCATCCGGGACGCCGGGTTCGACATCGACCGGCAGCGCAACGCCCACACCAAGAACTTCGAGTACCGGATTGCCAAGACCGCCAATTTCTAATTTCACCCACACTGCCCAAATCATCCAGGACGCTCTCGGGCGTCCTTTTCTTTTGCGGTGGTGCGGTGAACACCGCTGTCCCTTGCGGTGGATGACCACCGCACGCCAAACCATTGCCAGACAAGGCTTTCATGGCCTTTGCGGTGGTTGCGGTGGTAAATCCAGAGGTCTCACCCCCTATGGGCTGAAATATTTTTTCTACCTACCAACCCGATATCCCACACCAGAGAAATTCCGGCCCAGCGTGAAAGACATTCCCCAAATACCACCGCAACCACCGCACTCTCTCTTCTCTTTCTTCATAACTATCGAAAAACAATAAACAAACAACGCACCACTCCCTGCGGTGGGACGAGAAAACCTTCCACCGCACGACCACCGCAGCCACCGCACATATCCACCGCAGCTATTGGTCACCGACGGTTTCAGGGCCGCTCCGGTAAGTAACGGGAAAAGCGATTAACCCGTATTTCTGGAGCCTGAAACCATGAGCCTTCTGAAAACCATGATCAAGCACACCGCCGGAGGGCAGGAAGCCTCGGCCGGATGTGAAACCCCATTATTACCACCGCAACCACCGCAGCCCGCCATCTATGTCTCCACCGGGCTCGACATCCACGAGATCGAAGACGCCCGCGACTGGCCTGAAGACATGGAGATCGACGGCACGCTGTGTCGCCGTCTGTCGCCTGAATACTTTGCCTGGCTACGTTCCCGCATGGTCACCGCCCAAACCGCGCACAAGGCCGGAAAGCTCCCCGAGGATGCCTGGAATACGCTGCGGCAGCGATTCAACGCCATGCAGGAACTGTCCATCCGGGAGTTCTGCAAGGAACACTTGCAGGAGGTCCTGCAGTCCTTTTCCCCGAAGAACTACCAGCCACCCGCGCTTCGTCCCGAGTCCCAGAAGAAACCCGTCGAAGTTCCAAGAAAGGACTGGATTTATCCCGGGAACCAAGCTTGGAAATGTAAGCAGCCGGTGACTTCCCAGGCTGTCGCCAAGGTCGACGCCATCCGTGAGGAGGCCATGGCCAAGGGCTGGTCCGAGGCACGCCTCTTTCAGAACCAGGGCCGATTTCGGTTTCCCTGCGGCGAGGACTACGGCCTGGTCTGTTTCGTCGATGGCGATCAGGAGATTGGCGAGGTCACCGAGCGTTCTATCGAAATTATCCACGGGCCGAAGTCCGGGCGTCCCAGCACGCTGCGGTTCTACAACCCGGACGTGCCGCAGCCGTGGATGAAGAAAGTGGAGGATTGAGCCGTGAAGAAAAAGAAGCGCTACGCCAACGCCAAGGATGTCCTGCCCGAGGAACTCTTCGAGCAGATCCAGAAGCACTACACCGGAATTCTCTGGGTTCCTGCACCGAGCCGCTTCTACCAGGAACGCCGCGACCTAGTGCTTGCCCTTCATCTGCAGGGGATCAGCAGCCAGGAGATCTCCAACCTCGCCGGAGTGACCACTCGCCGGGTCAACCAGATCATCGCCGCCGAACGAAAACAGGACCGGGACCGACAGTTGGCCGCCGCTTCCGGTAAGTAACCACTGAACCGGCGGGAGCGCGTTTGGAGGCTAAATCGGCCTCCCGCCCCGCATCCCGGCTTGGGAAAACAATATTCGGCAGGATTTCCACGTGGCACTGAACAAACCGGACAAAGAGACGCTGGACCGCTGGCACCGCAACGAGGGTAAGACCGAACCGCCCCGGCGCGGGCCTGGTGCGCCCGAGGGCAACCAGAACCGGCTGCGTCACGGCATCTTCGCCGACCGCTGCCTGACTCCGGAAGAGAAGGTCATGTTCGACGCGATCATCGACCGCCTCAACCAGGACTTCGAGTTCAACAAGTCCAGCGACTTCCTGCAGGTGGAGTTGGTGGGCGTCTATTCGGTGAAGCTGGTCCGCGCCCAGATCGAGGGGAACACCGACGCCGCCGAAAAGCTCGACCGGATGATCCGCTGCCACATGAAGGATCTCAAGACCACCAAGATTGCCCGCGAGGGTGAGGAGCCGAAAGGCCCGCAGACCTCTCCGGCGGAATGGGCGGCGGCGCTGCTCGAGAAGGTGGCCGAGGCCGCCAACGCCCCGGCAACGAAAACCTCCGGCCGCAAGAAACGCGGAAAGAATTGCGGATAACACCATGGAGGGCTTTTCCGATGACCCCGTCACACGGCGACTTGCAGCAGACAACTTCACGTGGAATTGCGGATAAGACGTGTTCCTTGCACTTTCAGAATCGGCGTTCCCCGGCCGCCGACCATCATTTCCACTCATCACTACCCTCCAGCAGCTCTCAATATCCGCTTGGCATGTGTGCGCATAAGCCGAGCCGCATAAGCCAAGCAGATATTGCTATGTGCGGCCGACAGACAGCGAAGGAGAAATTCCGGTCAATCGAAATTTCCCGACCCGCCTGGCAGGATGCAACCCACTGTCATGATCATTCATCATCGGCGGATGTGTTCTTCTGCGGGCACTGTCATTCACTGTCTTCGACACTGTCTCGCCCAACGAAAACAGGAGCAGCCGGAGCCGCTCCCATCATCGATTGCAAAAAGATCAGAGACGTTCGAGGGCTTCCTCGAGCTGGCCGTCCACGAGGTGGGTGTAGATCTGGGTGGTGGACACGTCCCGGTGCCCCAAGGCCCGCTGCACCACGAGCAGGTCGTTGGTCGCGCCGTAGAGATGGGTGGCGAAAGTGTGCCGCATACCGTGCGGCGTCAGTTCCTTTTCGATCCCGGCTTTCCGCAGCCAGTGGGCGAGCCGGTTGGCGATCTGCCGCTGGCAGAGTCTGCTGTCCCGGTTCGACAGGAACAGGGCTTCCATTTCCGGGCGGCCGCGTCGACGGCGCTCGGCCAGGTAGCGGCGCAGCAACGTGCGGAGGTCGGTCTTGATGAACTTGACCTGCGGCACATTCCCCTTGGCCCACACCCGCAGATGCTTGGCGTCAAGGTCGATGTCATCCATGTCGAGCGCGGCCAGCTCGCCAAGCCTGATCCCGGTGCCAAGGAGCACCTCGATCATGGCGCGGTCGCGGAAGGCGGGAAAGTCGGTTCGGCCCTTGAGTTCCTTGAGCAGGCGTTTCTTTTCTCCGACGGTCAGGAACACCGGGAGTTTTCTTGGCAGACGGTGCATGCGGATGGACCGCGCCGGGTTGTCATCGACGATGCCCACATCAATGGCCCAGGCAAAGAACGCCCGCAGAGCCGCCTTCATGCGATGGAGCGACGCGGCTGAGCGCGGACCTCTTTCACTGTCAGCCACCGCCTCGGAGGAGAACACCTGGTCGAGGAGCCCTGGCGTAATCTCCCTGCAGATAATCCCGGCAGCCAGTTTCTCCGCCACGCGGGCCAACAGGGCGAGATCCCTGCGGTATGCGGCTATGGTCGCTGGCGAGCGTCCTTCGGCCGACAGGCTGGCACAGAACGCCTCTGTCGCGCCCGCCAGATCGAGGTCAGCCGTTCGATTGCTCATCGCTGGACTCCTTCACCCTGCTGTGGCCCATGGGCGTGCTTTTGGGCAGCGGCAACTCCTCGATGCGACCCGACTCCTTGGCCCAGACCATCATCATGCGGAACACCCGGACGGTCTTGGTGACGGTGCGCTCGGCCCGCTCCTTGCCGTCGGGGAGTTTAAGCAGCAGGTCGGACTTGTAGAACTTGCCGACCTGGGGAAGCCGGATCTCGGCGAGCTGGCGATCCGCGCCGAAGAAGGCCTCAACCACGTCGAGGTCCTTCCGGTAGGTGTAGAGGGTCCGCTCTTTCTTTCCAGATTCCCGCAAGTGGCCGATGAAGGCCTCGGCGGTCTGATGAACGGTGCAGTCAGTCATGTCTATGTCTCCTTTCAGGGTGGCCCGGCGTGTTCAGGACAAGAACTCGTCCAGCTCCCGCAGCAGCTCCTCGACGTGACCGAGGGAGCCGACGCTCGCCCAGGTGATGTCCGGCTGCTTCGCGTCCGCTTCGAGCTTGCTGCGAATGCCGTCGATCAGCCGGGCGATGCTCTCCTGTTTTTCTCGGTACGCCTTGAGTGCCTGCTGGCGGTTTCTGTCGTAGGTCATGGCCTGCCTCCGGTTCCGGTTTTCGTGGATGCGGGACCATCCCGCGTCACATCCAATGACGCTTCTATTTCGTTGAAAATCAAGTGTTTGCAGAGATCTTTCTGCATGTACCCCAAACCCATAACCCAAAGGAGATCAACATGTTGAAGAAGACCCTCGAATGGACTATCCCGCTGGTCCTGGCCGGGATCATGACCGGTTGCGCCACCTACCGGCCTCCGGCCCAGATCCAGTCGGCGGTGGCCACCGTCAATCGCCACACACCCGAGTATGTGACCGAGGCCAACAAGGCGCTGCGCGAGGTCGGCCACCCGGACGCTGAGCGCCTGACCGGTGTTGGCCTGCGCCTGCAGACCGCCGTGGACGCCCTTGACCAGTGGGCCAATGGTTCGAATCAGGAGGCAGGCCAATGAAAGAGATCCTGCAGGAGAACAGCGATGCCGTTCGCCAGGCCGGTGAGGCCCTGGTCGAAATCGGTACCGAACTGGCGGCGGGACGGATCGAGAGCGCCCTCGGCCGTCTGGAAGTGGCCCAGCAGCAGTACCGGGTCTGGGCGGAACTGGACCAGGCCATCATCGACATTCAGGAAGCTGTCCACGATCAAAAGAACACCCTGGCCGTGCAGCAGATCCTGACGGAACTGGTGGGCACCATCCTCGGCAATGCCTTGAGGACGGGATTGCACTGATGGCAGTAACCGACAAGGAGCGCAAACTCGCGGCGACCCTGAGCGATCCCGTGTTGTGGGGGCAAGCCTACCTCTACAACCGGGATGGCTCAGGCCGCGACTACTGGCCGCATCAGGTGGAGGACCTGCGCTGTCTGGCCAGGAACATCATTCACCTCGACGGCCGGGACGTGGGCAAGTCCATTGTGCTCTCGACCGACGCGCTCCATTACGCCTTCACCACCCGGGGTGGCCAGGGCCTGATAGCGGCCCCGCACCAAGGGCACCTCGACAGCATTATCGAGGAGATCGAGTACCAGCTCGACACCAACCCGGATCTGATGAACAGCATCGCCGTGACCAAGTACGGCAAACCCAAGATCCATCGCAAACCCTATTTCCGGCTGGAGTTCACCAACGGTTCAGTGCTCTATTTCCGTCCGGCTGGGGCCTATGGCGATTCCTTTCGCTCCCTGCATGTGGGCCGCGTCTGGGTCGATGAGGGAGCCTGGCTGACGGAGCGGGCCTGGAAGGCGCTGCGCCAGTGCCTCAAGACGGGGGGAATTCTGCGCATCTACTCCACGCCCAACGGCCTGCGCGACACCACTTACTACCGGCTCACCTCGTCCGACCAGTTCCATGTGTTCCGCTGGCCGTCCTGGCTCAATCCGCTCTGGACCGAGGACCGCGAGTCTGAACTGCTGGAATTCTATGGCGGCCGGGACAGTTCCGGCTGGCAGCACGAGGTGGCCGGTGAACACGGCAAGCCCTCCTATGGGGCCTTCAATGTCGAGCAGTTCAACCTCTGTCGGCAGGATTTGCTGGAGTATCAGAAGATCGTCATCACCGATTCCGAGCTGCGCGATTGCGACACCGAGGAAGCGGCCCACGACCGGATGGAGATGCTGCTCAATCTCACCCCCCGCAGCGGGCAGTTCTGGATCGGCGGTGACCTGGGCTACACCAACGATCCTACCGAGATCATAGTTTTCCAGGAAATGGAGGTCGGCGAGCGGACCCTGCTGAAGATGATCCTGCGCGTGCATCTGGAACACGTTTCCTATCCGCATATCGCTCAGATCTTCGCCCTGCTGGAGCGGTACTACACCCCTGCAGGCATCGGCGTGGACAACGGCGGGAATGGACTGGCCGTGGTGCAGGAACTGCTCACTCTGGACAAATACAGGGGGCTGGAGCTGGAAGGCAGGCTTAAGGGATACGACTTCGGCGGCATGACCCGACTGGCGGTGCGCGATGGCAAGGAAATTAAGAAGCGGACCAAGGAGCTGATGACCAGCCTCATCAACGGGGCACTGCAACGCAAGCAGCTCATTTTCCCCTCGGACGACCTGGAGGTGGAAGACCAGTTCACCACCCACACCTACACCCTGCGTGACGGCAAGATCATCTATTCCAAGGGCAACGACCACATCATCGACGCGGTGCGCTGCGCCATGCTGATCCGGGAAGAAGGTAACCTCGACCCGGTCGGCGAAGAGGTGGTTTCGCTCAAACCCGTGCTCACCAATCCGGTCTTCATCTGATCGCATCCTCCGACGCTTTCCACCCCGCTCCGGTAAGTAACCGGCATCGAGCCGGGTTCGGCCCACACGGGCCGGATGTGCGGCTGTCATGGCCGAAACTACCGAGAGGATCACGTGGAAAGCACCGCCCATCAGGACGAACAACCCGAAAGCCTGGA from Pseudodesulfovibrio aespoeensis Aspo-2 includes the following:
- a CDS encoding terminase large subunit domain-containing protein; the encoded protein is MAVTDKERKLAATLSDPVLWGQAYLYNRDGSGRDYWPHQVEDLRCLARNIIHLDGRDVGKSIVLSTDALHYAFTTRGGQGLIAAPHQGHLDSIIEEIEYQLDTNPDLMNSIAVTKYGKPKIHRKPYFRLEFTNGSVLYFRPAGAYGDSFRSLHVGRVWVDEGAWLTERAWKALRQCLKTGGILRIYSTPNGLRDTTYYRLTSSDQFHVFRWPSWLNPLWTEDRESELLEFYGGRDSSGWQHEVAGEHGKPSYGAFNVEQFNLCRQDLLEYQKIVITDSELRDCDTEEAAHDRMEMLLNLTPRSGQFWIGGDLGYTNDPTEIIVFQEMEVGERTLLKMILRVHLEHVSYPHIAQIFALLERYYTPAGIGVDNGGNGLAVVQELLTLDKYRGLELEGRLKGYDFGGMTRLAVRDGKEIKKRTKELMTSLINGALQRKQLIFPSDDLEVEDQFTTHTYTLRDGKIIYSKGNDHIIDAVRCAMLIREEGNLDPVGEEVVSLKPVLTNPVFI
- a CDS encoding CHC2 zinc finger domain-containing protein, coding for MSMGGTDNVREYYRHVTEMDIGDVARELLPGRITQETGQRLMCDCPNHQSQSRLSLHVMLDKQGWYCFGCGVGGDVLQLVEFIQTGSVTAGQSGPMPDSHRQARDYLAKKAGLPPLSRYGLSQERLAQTEADRAFELRVKDALTSLARLYHARLKESPEVLDWLKSKYALSEETIDDLLIGYADNASGAVAQLTGGEDGFSKRELAATGAFRPTSQDGLTPFFERRIVFPYWSRGRVVFMIGRKTPWTPDVGWEQGKYKKLPVHDEHQRPYVADFINNALLFNEDCLLARPGKVIITEGVTDCLALMQLGLPTVSPVTVRIRAADWERLIPKLRGVETVYICQDNELSQAGLKGALQTAHTLAEHKIDTRLVTLPLSETQLSARQELTERFGLTASVGPKELAKLLAGRPAEEIQAAEALLAIAKIDVNDYIAAGHTLEDFERLLAEASTPIEFGVRSLPEGAEEEERNRLLEPILGEISEQSPLEQARLLKLVQERIGGGVSMATLKEQIRAIQKDRKVEFRNEKKKAKRMSGAMPGSCRARVDEVLIDTELENGAPDYTLAAEAAYDWFTANGAQFFHTLQGEPFMYFDNAIYWMDSPDRGRKRHYAAMLYKHTGMVPTSNGGRTFFEVLPSLAMIRGQVRDHFSWLHTDVASYTVYFNLNNPEHEIAKITPDEIQIMKNGGNEDGIILDGSRKMKPLKFLPDADLEEADRLLVDLLVGNMTCPQGDRFLILSWLSCFLLIDFAGTRPMTRFEGSAGSGKTTASKITSTLLYGEPQHKKATDAANYTDGSQNPLIVLDNIEVKQMTEDLTTFMLTSITGIAKEKRKSGTDSETITERTKCLLNTTGIEPLCGELSEILSRSFVINFDLANQASDCFLESEVISAIQQNRDLIISAIMKRTSHVLAMIRDGAQKQVMRLLHRTMPTHGKRRCNDYLSLMYLMMLAGSEEHEVTTGLEELSPLFIEQIHSINDTSQEMARESNPIATALASLFHAYRNAVELDEKARYGEDDRANHVVGFIERYQVRFENENTMEPVSAGRLLAALRRVGREFNLEFEYKKPAQLGRRISNDLDVIRDAGFDIDRQRNAHTKNFEYRIAKTANF
- a CDS encoding site-specific integrase, with amino-acid sequence MSNRTADLDLAGATEAFCASLSAEGRSPATIAAYRRDLALLARVAEKLAAGIICREITPGLLDQVFSSEAVADSERGPRSAASLHRMKAALRAFFAWAIDVGIVDDNPARSIRMHRLPRKLPVFLTVGEKKRLLKELKGRTDFPAFRDRAMIEVLLGTGIRLGELAALDMDDIDLDAKHLRVWAKGNVPQVKFIKTDLRTLLRRYLAERRRRGRPEMEALFLSNRDSRLCQRQIANRLAHWLRKAGIEKELTPHGMRHTFATHLYGATNDLLVVQRALGHRDVSTTQIYTHLVDGQLEEALERL